From a single Fusobacterium ulcerans ATCC 49185 genomic region:
- the rfaE1 gene encoding D-glycero-beta-D-manno-heptose-7-phosphate kinase: MEKKNNFDLKKILDNFKNIKIGVVGDLMLDDYIYGSVDRISPEAPVPVVNVLEEKFVLGGAANVVNNLASLGAQTICFGVIGNDSNGDRLMGAFADKHIDVSGLIRSKDRTTIVKRRVIGGNQQLLRIDWEDITPISTFLEYALLKNIESKIDELDAVILSDYDKGVLTPMVAKEIVRMCRERGKIVTVDPKPKNAVNYTGATSITPNRKEALECLGLKRSDDMEAVGKELKAKLQLDNLLLTRSEEGMSLFLDNDEVITIPTFAKEVYDVTGAGDTVISVFTLAGASGVSWHEAAKIANTAAGVVVGKMGTSTVTKDEVLEFYNRIYERWE; encoded by the coding sequence ATGGAGAAAAAGAATAATTTTGACTTGAAAAAAATACTGGATAATTTTAAGAACATAAAAATAGGAGTAGTTGGAGATTTGATGTTAGATGACTATATTTATGGAAGTGTAGATAGAATATCTCCAGAAGCACCAGTGCCAGTAGTCAATGTATTAGAAGAAAAATTTGTGCTGGGGGGAGCAGCAAATGTTGTGAATAATCTAGCTTCTCTAGGTGCACAGACTATCTGTTTTGGTGTTATTGGAAATGATTCTAATGGAGATAGACTTATGGGAGCATTTGCAGATAAGCATATAGATGTATCTGGTCTTATAAGAAGCAAGGACAGAACAACTATTGTAAAAAGAAGAGTAATAGGAGGAAACCAGCAGCTATTAAGAATAGACTGGGAAGATATAACTCCAATATCTACATTTTTAGAATATGCTCTCCTTAAAAATATAGAATCAAAAATAGATGAATTGGATGCAGTAATACTTTCAGACTATGATAAAGGAGTACTTACTCCAATGGTAGCAAAAGAGATAGTAAGAATGTGCAGAGAAAGAGGAAAAATAGTAACAGTAGATCCTAAACCTAAAAATGCAGTAAACTATACAGGAGCAACATCTATAACTCCTAATAGAAAAGAAGCTTTAGAATGTCTTGGACTGAAAAGATCAGATGATATGGAGGCTGTTGGAAAAGAACTTAAAGCAAAACTTCAGCTTGATAATCTTCTTCTTACTAGAAGTGAAGAGGGAATGAGTCTTTTCTTAGACAATGATGAAGTTATAACTATACCAACTTTTGCAAAAGAAGTGTATGATGTAACAGGGGCTGGAGATACAGTAATATCAGTATTTACATTGGCTGGAGCTTCTGGGGTTTCATGGCATGAAGCTGCAAAGATAGCAAATACAGCAGCAGGTGTAGTAGTTGGAAAGATGGGAACTTCTACTGTAACTAAAGATGAAGTACTTGAATTCTATAACAGAATTTATGAGAGATGGGAATAG
- a CDS encoding secretin N-terminal domain-containing protein, producing MKKNLVLLLIFFICYNIYGKIEKISLKEIKLEQELELKSMILSDALAVMSKESGMTIIADDKAKDIILDLFFAKGENFKNILEGIASTNNLKISPLDEMLVLSRRNSNILGEMALGGKVLIEGYDMGIEGVKITVQKSSSSPVYTTYGGNFVINDLNPGIYVVKFEKKGFLTSGQIVNIDKNINTVTVSMERDKNSSEKIREEKNINNIMEKTFINGEEFYTERIKLVNISADEVSSILKNSFGEGIRVSSIPKMNMIIIVGKKDSTISAVRFVKELDREIQQVRITSQILDVTDNLFENLGFDWLYNNTGSIEKSNGLDISLIGKAAVEGAGISFGSGINLVRQFNDGNDILGLGINLLQATQDLVISAMPSILVADGEEGEFKITEEVIVGEEKKENDNTEKTTYTPLFREAGIILKVKPLIKENGTIFLKVMIEVSNFRLKKSEQENMTSEGGTYNSEGGSKIGRSIETTVKMKDGETIFIGGLKRAIVQNLDSRVPFLGTIPVINIFFKNQSVKREITDIYIKLKVDIEKDSWEKDSFDKTELHQKIKDIKDKKIYPVF from the coding sequence GTGAAAAAAAATCTTGTACTTTTATTAATTTTTTTTATTTGTTATAATATTTATGGTAAAATAGAAAAGATTTCTTTAAAAGAAATAAAACTTGAACAAGAGCTGGAATTAAAAAGTATGATTCTTTCAGATGCTTTAGCAGTTATGTCTAAAGAAAGTGGAATGACTATAATAGCAGATGATAAAGCTAAAGATATAATTTTGGATCTCTTTTTTGCAAAGGGGGAAAATTTTAAAAATATATTAGAAGGAATTGCCTCAACTAATAATTTAAAAATAAGTCCTCTAGATGAAATGCTGGTTTTATCAAGAAGAAATTCAAATATTTTAGGTGAAATGGCATTGGGAGGGAAAGTTCTCATAGAAGGCTATGATATGGGAATAGAAGGTGTAAAAATAACTGTTCAAAAAAGTTCTTCTAGCCCAGTATATACAACCTATGGAGGAAACTTTGTTATAAATGATTTGAATCCTGGAATATATGTGGTAAAATTTGAGAAGAAGGGATTTCTTACATCAGGACAGATAGTAAATATTGATAAAAATATAAATACTGTTACTGTTTCTATGGAGAGAGATAAAAATAGTTCTGAAAAGATAAGAGAAGAAAAAAATATTAATAATATTATGGAAAAAACTTTTATTAATGGAGAAGAATTTTACACTGAAAGAATAAAATTGGTAAATATATCAGCAGATGAAGTAAGCAGTATATTGAAAAATTCTTTTGGTGAGGGGATAAGAGTATCTTCCATACCAAAAATGAATATGATAATAATAGTAGGAAAAAAAGATAGTACAATATCAGCTGTAAGATTTGTAAAAGAACTGGATAGAGAGATACAGCAGGTAAGAATAACTTCACAAATACTGGATGTAACAGATAATTTGTTTGAAAATTTAGGTTTTGATTGGTTATACAATAACACTGGAAGTATAGAAAAAAGTAATGGACTGGATATTTCATTAATAGGAAAAGCAGCAGTAGAGGGAGCAGGAATAAGTTTTGGTTCTGGAATAAATTTAGTAAGACAGTTTAATGATGGAAATGATATACTTGGTCTTGGAATAAATCTTTTGCAAGCTACTCAGGATTTAGTAATAAGTGCTATGCCATCTATACTTGTAGCTGATGGAGAAGAGGGAGAATTTAAAATAACAGAAGAAGTGATAGTTGGTGAAGAGAAAAAAGAAAATGACAATACAGAGAAGACAACTTATACACCGCTGTTCAGAGAAGCTGGAATAATACTAAAAGTAAAACCTTTAATTAAGGAAAATGGAACAATATTTTTAAAAGTAATGATAGAAGTAAGTAATTTTAGATTAAAGAAAAGTGAACAGGAAAATATGACTTCTGAAGGAGGAACATATAATTCTGAGGGAGGCTCTAAAATAGGAAGAAGTATAGAAACTACTGTAAAAATGAAAGATGGTGAAACAATTTTTATAGGTGGACTTAAAAGAGCAATAGTTCAAAACCTAGACAGCAGAGTACCTTTTCTTGGAACAATCCCTGTAATAAATATTTTTTTTAAAAACCAATCTGTAAAAAGAGAAATAACTGATATATACATAAAATTAAAAGTTGATATCGAAAAAGATAGTTGGGAAAAAGATAGTTTTGATAAAACAGAATTGCATCAAAAAATTAAAGATATAAAAGATAAAAAAATATATCCTGTATTCTAG